In Petrotoga sibirica DSM 13575, the genomic stretch AAAGCTGACTCCTTTTCCTTATGGGCGGGCTGCGGGGCGAAGGGGCGCAAATAAAGAATAAGCGCAGCTTACAAAAAAACGATGCTAACAATTAACTAAAAAATGCTCTACTTTTAAAAGGGTCACAGGGCGGAGCCCTTTTGCTGATTTGTGCAAAAAGCTTTTTGCTGATCTTTGCAAAATGGTTTGTTTGCAATGCTTTAGAAATGTTTTCCAAAATCTCGTTTGCGTAGCTTTTGCCGTTTTATGCAAAAAGCTTTTTAATAATGCTTTAGAAGTAACATCCTCATTCTCATTTGCGAAGCAAATGCGTTCGGGGATCTTAAGGGGGAACCCCTTAATGGCCAAGGGTGGGGAGCGGGGGAAAGGGCGCTAAAAAAAGATTAAAACAGGAGAAAAAAAATTATGGAAGAAAAAGAAAAAGACCAATCCAACGACAGCCTAAAAAATTTACTAATTATAATCGGTACTATGGCAGTCATATATTTCGCAACTTTCATACTATGGAATTTGTATGTAGAAAACTTAGAAAGCCATTATTACTATCCATATGTAAAAATCAAAGAAACCGGGTATGAACGGATTAAAAAAATGCCGTTTACTCCAAAAGGCTACAATATAACTATTGAAAATAGTAATATTACCAACACTTACACAGTAAAAACGAAGTTTGGAACATTCAATATTCAAACATTCGATGATAGGTTTTTCTTTTTTGAGAACTCTGATATGATAGTGATCTCTTATCCTTCATACGATTTCAGAGGGCTCGAATATTCTGTAATCCTTAAAAATGGAAATATTTTTAAATTTGTCATAGTACCAAACGAAGAAATTGTGGATGATGTCTTCACCTTTGTTGAAAATCTTATAAAAATAAGAATCTTACAAGTTCCAGAATTAGCAAATTATGATTATATCAAAGAAAGTGAGGACAGTTACACCATTGAAAGTAACGATCAAGAATTTCATTTATCAAAAAAATTGATAAGCACGGTAGGTGAATCTCAAGATTACATTTATTTTATTTCGAAAAAGTATGGACTGTTCAATAAAATATACTACTTAGAAAAATCAACCAATAAATTTGGAGAACTAATAATGATATCGGAATATTAAGAATTTTAGAACAATAATTAGTTTCTGTAAAGATTAAAAATTTTTACGTATAAGATTTTAATTTTAAAGGGGCGTTACCTAATTTTTAAAGATTCTATCAAAAGCTAAATTGGGAGGGTAAAAAATGGATTTTATAAGTAAAATTACCGTCGTTCCAAAAATCCCGGAAAAGATATATGGGATAAAAGAACTCTCTGAAAACATGTGGTGGACTTGGAATTATAAAGCTCAACAATTATTTGAAAACATAGACAAAGAACTTTGGCATTCCACTCAAAGAAATCCTATAACCTTTTTGAAGCGCGTGGAACAAAAAAAGTTAAACAACGCTGCTGAAGATTTAAAATTCAATGAACTCTATCAAGAAGTCATGAAAGAATTCTCTGATTATATGAATGAAAGTAGCAACACATGGTTCAGAAAAACTCACAGTACTTTTAAAGAAGGAGAAATTGCATACTTTTGTATGGAATATGGCCTTCACGAGTCTTTCCCTATGTATTCAGGTGGACTAGGAGTATTGGCTGGTGATCATCTAAAAAGTGCAAGTGATTTAGGGATCCCCCTTATAGCAATAGGCTTACTATATCAAAAGGGTTATTTTATCCAGAAACTTAATTCAGAAGGTTGGCAAGAAAGTATATATTTAGATTATGATTTTTCGGATTTTCCAATAACTCCCGCTAAAGATAACAGCGGAGATGAAATATACGTTGATATAGACCTGTTAGGGAAAAAGCTCTTCGCCAAAGTTTGGCAGGTAAAGGTAGGAAGAGTGAACTTATATCTCCTTGATACCAACCTAATGCAAAATGAACCAGAAGACAGGGAAATAACCTCCACATTGTATGGTGGAGACATAGAAATGCGTATAAAACAAGAAATACTAATAGGAATTGGCGGAGTTAAAGCGGTAAGGAAATTAGGATACAACCCATCTGTTTGGCACATGAATGAAGGTCACGCTGCATTCTTGGGTCTTGAAAGAATACGTGAGCTAGTTCAAGAACACGGCTTAACTTTTGAGGAAGCTATTGAAGCGGTTCGGGCAGGAAATGTTTTTACCACTCACACTCCCGTACCTGCTGGAAACGATGTATTTTCTATTTCCTTAATTGATAAATATTTTGGAGATTTCTGGCCTAAACTAGGGGCTGCGAGGCAGGATTTTCTAAATTTAGGATTAGAAAAGCGACAAAGCTCAGAAGAATTATTTTCGATGACCATTTTAGCCCTAAAACTCTCTGGAAGATCAAATGGGGTTTCAAAGTTACATGGAGAAGTATCAAGGAAATTATGGAACCATGTTTGGCCAGGTATTGAATCCTTGGAAGTACCTATAAACTACGTTACCAATGGTGTTCATATAAACACCTGGTTAAATCCAAAATTGCAAGAATTTTTGAAAGAATACCTAGGAACAGACTGGATGTCAAAGATAGACGATCCTGAACTATGGGAAAAAATCGATAACATCCCAGACACAGAACTATGGAAAACACACCAACAACTAAAAAAAGAATTAATCGAATATATAAGAAATAGCATAAAAGCACAAAGAATGAGACATGGTGAAACAGTTGAGCAACTCGAAGAAGTAAACCAAATAGGAGATGAAAAAGCCTTAACTATAGGTTTTGCTAGAAGATTTGCGACCTATAAAAGAGCAGATTTGATATTCAGCGATGAAGAAAGGCTAAAAAAGATTTTGAACGATCCAGATAAACCAGTACAATTAATATTCGCAGGTAAAGCTCACCCAGCAGATAAACCAGGTCAAGAACTCATAAAAAAGCTATACGAATACTCACGAAAACCAGAATTTCAAAATAAGGTCATAATTCTTGAAAACTACGATATGGACATGGCAAGACACTTAGTCTCAGGGGTGGACATTTGGCTAAACAACCCCAGGCGTCCAAGAGAGGCATCAGGAACATCGGGAGAAAAAGCTGGAATGAACGGTGCTATAAACTTCTCTGTATTAGATGGCTGGTGGGTTGAAGGATACAACGGCAAAAACGGTTGGGCTATAGGAGATAACAGAGACTACGAAGACTTAAAATTACAAGACAAAATAGACAGTGTTTCAATATACAACCAATTGGAAAAGCAAATAGTACCCATGTACTATGAAAAAGAAGAAGATAACATTTCAAAAGAATGGATATCAAGGATGAAAGAATCTATTAAAAGCGTTACATCCTTCTTTAACACCTCAAGAATGCTCAAAGAATATACTCAAAAACTGTATATGCCTGCTCTTGAGCAGTACATACGTTTTTCAAATAATGACTTTAAGTTAGCGAAAGAATTTGCCGGTTGGGTTAAATTATTAAAAGAAAATTGGGATTCTATAAAGATACACGTTAAACTTGACCAGGATCTAACTGGAGTAAAAAATGCAGAAGAAGAAGTGGGAGTAAAAGCAGAAATATACTTACCAGGTATCGGCCCAGACTCAATCTTACCAGAAGTAGTATTCGCTAAGTTAAAAGACGGTAAGATTGTAAATATAAGGCGGTACGACATGAAACTCATTAAAGAAGTACAAAAAGACACATATCAATACTCAGTAAAATTCAAAATAGAAGACAGAGGCGAATATGGAATAAATGTAAGAGTAACACCTAACAATCCCCTTATGCCCCATAAAAACTACTTGATGGGCCTTGTAAAATATCCTCAATAAGATTATGTAAATTTTTTATCTACCCCCTTGATTTCAATATATTGTTAATGTTATGATATAAATATACAATATATAGACTCAAGGGGGTAATTTTAATGCAAGTTATAAATAAATGGATAGAAAAAGAACCATCTCAGAATGCAGTAACTATATTAAGAGACAGGTATTTCTTAAAAGATGGAGAAGGTAATTATTTAGAAAGCACATGGGACGAAGTTGCAAAAAGAATTGCAAGACATGTTGCTGCAGCTGAGGTAAACTATACCAATGATATAGAAGAAATAAAAAATGCAGAAGAGCATTTTTACCAACTAATAAAATCTCGAATTTTCTTACCAAACAGTCCAACCTTATTCAACGCGGGCAAAACAATGGACAGACAGTTATTCAAAAAAGATATAGAAGAAACAACATTAGAAGACTACAAAACGATTTTCGATTCAAGGACAAAGCATAACATGTTATCCGCTTGTTTTGTAATCCCTATGGATGACTCCATGAACGCAATATTTGATGCAGTAAAAAATGCTGCCCTAATAATGAAATATGGTGGAGGAGTAGGATACGACTTCTCTGTTTTACGCCCAAAAGGTTCTTCTATTGCAGGTACAGGAGGAAAATCCTCTGGACCAATTAGCTTCATGCATGTCTTCAACACAGCAGCCTCCACGATAGAACAAGGTGGGGCAAGGCGGGCAGCTCAAATGGCTGTATTAAGGTATGATCATCCCGACGTCTTTGACTTTATCAATTCCAAAAAAGACAACAAAGGTAGTAATGTTTTGAATTATTTCAACATTTCAGTAAACATAGACAATCCAAAAAAATTCAAAAAAATGTTGGAAGAAGATGGGGATTTAACGTTGGAACACCCAACATCATCCATAAAAAAGACTATCAAGGCAAACGATCTAATGAACAAAATGGTCGAAAACGCATGGAAAACGGGAGATCCTGGAATGCTATTTCTGGGTAGGCACAATCAATACTACGCAATGAGTGAGCACACCCCAGTCACCGCCACAAACCCATGTGGAGAAGAACCACTACCACCTTTTGGAAGTTGTAATCTTGGCTCAATAGACGTTGCAAAACTAGTGGAAGACATTGATTTAGGAAATCCCAATTCGGAAGATGCCTCAGAATTCCAAGAAATAGTATATTGGGCTATTAGATTTTTAGATGACGTCATAGAATCAAACATCTACCCACTAAAAGAAATTGAAGAAATATCGAAAAAACAAAGATTTATCGGATTAGGAATAATGGGACTAGCCGATGCATTATACAAAAAAGAGCTACCATACAACTCCGAACAAACCAGAAAGTTCATGGCTAAATTAATTGCTGAATTAGCTTATTTCTCTCATGTTGCAAGTACTGAATTAGCCAAAGAAAGAGGCAATTTCCCAGACTTTCAAAGGTCCAAATATCCCAATGGATTCATACCATTTCCAATGTTGGATGACGAAATAGACGAAGACCTAAAAGTATGGAATCAAAAAATACGCCAGCATTTTCAAGGTGAAGCCACAAAATACAAAAGAAATGTACAAACAAATACCATAGCTCCAACAGGTTCAATATCTAACTTAGCAGACACATCAAGTGGAATCGAGCCAAACTTCTTACTATCCTATGTTAGATACATGACCAACAAAGAAGGAGACAGAGTTCCTCTATCTTATATAAATCCAATATTAATGGAAAAAATAGGTACCAACATGACAGAAGAACTCAAGGCCGAAATCATTGAAAAAGGCAGTATTCAAAATATAGAAAATATACCCGACGAAATCAAAAAAATATTTGTAACCTCAATGGACATACCACCAAAGGATCATTTATTAGCCCAGCATGTAATTCAAAGTTATCTTGACGCATCATGTTCCAAAACTATAAATATGCCTAAATCTTCAACTATAGAAGACGTTAAAGCCATATATCTACAAGCACTAGAATTAAACTTAAAAGGATTAACTATTTACAGAGATGGTAGCCTTGAAACTCAAGTTCTAACCTCCGCTTCCAAAGAAGAAAAACAAACATCTGAAGCACAAGGCAAAAACGTTACATTCTTTGTACTAGACGAAAAACATAAACTAAGGGCAAGACCAAGAAAAGAAACTTTACGAAGCGTCACACGAAAGTTCAAGCACGACACGGGAACGGTATACGTAACAGTTTCTTTTGATGATGCTGGAGAAGCAGTAGAAATCTTTTTATCAGATGGCACAGAAACGGCAGAGGTTATAGGAAGATTATCCTCAATTGCCTTAAGAGCAGGCGTTTCAACAGATGAAATAGTTCAGCAATTAGAAAAAGTCAAAGGATCGTATTGTAAAGAATTAGCGCAAGAAATAAGCAAAGCCCTCAACGATTTCAACCAGTTATGGGGAACTCAAATAGAAGATTATGAAGTAATAAGAACGGGCACACCTAAAACCCGAGAAGAAGTAGAAAAATTTGTCTACGCCAATGACTTAAAATACGACAAAGGATATTATATAGACTCAGAAGGTAACGCATACTGTCCAAGCTGTCTATCTAAAAATACCCTGATAAACGAATCAGGCTGTGTCACCTGTACAACATGTGGATGGTCAAAGTGTTCTTAAATAATATACAATAAGAAACAATACTAGAATTTGGTTTTGAAATAGGTGATATAGCTTTATTAAAAATTGATGGAACAAGCGTTATTGTTCCTTTTGTTACAACTTATGGTTATGTCGACAGAGGCAATCCCATTGTTGCAATAACTTTATAGCCCGCCTTCATGGCGGTTTTTTTGGTTTTATTATTTTTTTTGTTCACAGTTTAGATAAGTTGAACCGACTTAATATAAAATAATGTTAACAAGTTAACCTAATAATAACGTAGAAAAGAAAATGATGAAAAAAACCGTCTGTCGACCTCCAATAGGGTAAAAAACCCGGGGGATCGACAGACAAGCGAAAAAAGTCACAAGCCCTATTACATGCGCTTTTGAATTGAATCTTAACAAATTCTCAAAGTTTTGCTTGACAATCGTAATTTTTTATGATATAGTATTTATAAGTATCTTATGCCTTTTTATCCTACCTATAAGGAATGGAAACTTGTCTTTTAGCCATACAGCTACATTTCCAGTAATTCTTTTTATCCTACCTATGAAGAATGGAAACATTCTATCTTTAAATTTATTATAACTCTTCTCAAAACTTTTTATCCTACCTATGAGGAATGGAAACCTTTTCTAGAATGCTGTCAACAAGTTCAGCCAAGTCGCTTTTTATCCTACCTATAAGGAATGGAGGGTAGGTGGAGGAATGGAAACATCGACGTTTTAACTCACCTCGATATTTGTAGTACGTCTTTTTATCCTACCTATGAGGAATGGAGTGTGGGTGGAGGAATGGAAACGCTGAAGACATAGCAACTGAAGGGCATGAAGAAGTATACTTTTTATCCTACCTATGAGGAATGGAGGTAGGGGAGGGGAATGGAAACGAGATTGCTTCAAAGCTTCGATGCAGTATGTTCTCGCTTTAAAAGGATTTTGATGAATTGAAGGCTGGGAAGGAATGGAAATAATAGAATCTTTAGGCTTCGACATGTTAAACCTTAAATTTTTAACTAAACTTTTATGAATGAAACCCAGTAAAGAAAACATGGCCTGGTAACTTAGGGGGAGATTTTTTAATTTCTTTTGCCCTTAATAATGCAAGATATAGTAAGATTAAAAACGAGCTAGTATTCCAGCTTTATAAACTTCCATAAAATGCTTTCTGATTTTTAAACAAACCTTAATAAAAGAAAGAAATGAAAACTTCTAGCTGAATTCTTTTGAAAACCATTACCTTATAACCTTTTTACTCTACCTATGAGGAATGGAGGGTGGGGTAGAGCAATGGAAACAATTTTATTTCTAAGTTTCCAAGTAGTGTTCTCTAACCTTTAAATCATAATTTTATGAATGAAAGAAAGCAAAAAAATAATCCCTCACATGTGAAGGATTTTTCTTTTTTGTTTTGAAACAATTAAGACCAAGGGGAATGAATTGGTTGAGAAATTTTAAAGGTTGGGGATGAATAAAAATAATGAAAGATAAACAAGATCTTCAAATAGGAGACATTTTAAATTTTTGTTTTAAAGGTGTAATGATTTAGTGAGAATGAAAGCATGGTTTTATCAACTCTTCCGGATCGCCCTTCTAGTGGCTCCCAATTTTTAATCAAACTTTCATGAAAGGAATAAATGATATCTTCCTATGAAATTCTTTTAAATGATCTTTACTTAAAATTTCTTTCATTCTTTTTTTAAGGAATGGCAAAATATATAAACTTTAACATGATGTGCTATAATTTAAATATAAGATAACTTTTCATCTACATATAAGTAAAGGAACCTGTAAAAGCTAGGTTATTAACAAGTAGCGATAATCACACATCATATCGAACATGTATTTAAA encodes the following:
- a CDS encoding adenosylcobalamin-dependent ribonucleoside-diphosphate reductase — encoded protein: MQVINKWIEKEPSQNAVTILRDRYFLKDGEGNYLESTWDEVAKRIARHVAAAEVNYTNDIEEIKNAEEHFYQLIKSRIFLPNSPTLFNAGKTMDRQLFKKDIEETTLEDYKTIFDSRTKHNMLSACFVIPMDDSMNAIFDAVKNAALIMKYGGGVGYDFSVLRPKGSSIAGTGGKSSGPISFMHVFNTAASTIEQGGARRAAQMAVLRYDHPDVFDFINSKKDNKGSNVLNYFNISVNIDNPKKFKKMLEEDGDLTLEHPTSSIKKTIKANDLMNKMVENAWKTGDPGMLFLGRHNQYYAMSEHTPVTATNPCGEEPLPPFGSCNLGSIDVAKLVEDIDLGNPNSEDASEFQEIVYWAIRFLDDVIESNIYPLKEIEEISKKQRFIGLGIMGLADALYKKELPYNSEQTRKFMAKLIAELAYFSHVASTELAKERGNFPDFQRSKYPNGFIPFPMLDDEIDEDLKVWNQKIRQHFQGEATKYKRNVQTNTIAPTGSISNLADTSSGIEPNFLLSYVRYMTNKEGDRVPLSYINPILMEKIGTNMTEELKAEIIEKGSIQNIENIPDEIKKIFVTSMDIPPKDHLLAQHVIQSYLDASCSKTINMPKSSTIEDVKAIYLQALELNLKGLTIYRDGSLETQVLTSASKEEKQTSEAQGKNVTFFVLDEKHKLRARPRKETLRSVTRKFKHDTGTVYVTVSFDDAGEAVEIFLSDGTETAEVIGRLSSIALRAGVSTDEIVQQLEKVKGSYCKELAQEISKALNDFNQLWGTQIEDYEVIRTGTPKTREEVEKFVYANDLKYDKGYYIDSEGNAYCPSCLSKNTLINESGCVTCTTCGWSKCS
- the glgP gene encoding alpha-glucan family phosphorylase; the encoded protein is MDFISKITVVPKIPEKIYGIKELSENMWWTWNYKAQQLFENIDKELWHSTQRNPITFLKRVEQKKLNNAAEDLKFNELYQEVMKEFSDYMNESSNTWFRKTHSTFKEGEIAYFCMEYGLHESFPMYSGGLGVLAGDHLKSASDLGIPLIAIGLLYQKGYFIQKLNSEGWQESIYLDYDFSDFPITPAKDNSGDEIYVDIDLLGKKLFAKVWQVKVGRVNLYLLDTNLMQNEPEDREITSTLYGGDIEMRIKQEILIGIGGVKAVRKLGYNPSVWHMNEGHAAFLGLERIRELVQEHGLTFEEAIEAVRAGNVFTTHTPVPAGNDVFSISLIDKYFGDFWPKLGAARQDFLNLGLEKRQSSEELFSMTILALKLSGRSNGVSKLHGEVSRKLWNHVWPGIESLEVPINYVTNGVHINTWLNPKLQEFLKEYLGTDWMSKIDDPELWEKIDNIPDTELWKTHQQLKKELIEYIRNSIKAQRMRHGETVEQLEEVNQIGDEKALTIGFARRFATYKRADLIFSDEERLKKILNDPDKPVQLIFAGKAHPADKPGQELIKKLYEYSRKPEFQNKVIILENYDMDMARHLVSGVDIWLNNPRRPREASGTSGEKAGMNGAINFSVLDGWWVEGYNGKNGWAIGDNRDYEDLKLQDKIDSVSIYNQLEKQIVPMYYEKEEDNISKEWISRMKESIKSVTSFFNTSRMLKEYTQKLYMPALEQYIRFSNNDFKLAKEFAGWVKLLKENWDSIKIHVKLDQDLTGVKNAEEEVGVKAEIYLPGIGPDSILPEVVFAKLKDGKIVNIRRYDMKLIKEVQKDTYQYSVKFKIEDRGEYGINVRVTPNNPLMPHKNYLMGLVKYPQ